In the genome of Anaerolineae bacterium, the window CAAGAGCGTGCAGGGCGCGCGGGCGGAGACGGTTGGCCGTCCTGGTCTCTACCGGGCGAGCCGATGGAGCCGATTTCGGGCGAACCTGGCCGGCTTCGCTTTCATATCTCCCTGGGTGCTGGGCTACCTGGCCTTCACCGTGTTCCCATTCGTGGCCTCCTTCGTCCTCAGCATGACTGTGTATGACATCGGAAGCCCGCCTGCCTTCATTGGCCTGAAGAACTTCACTCACATGTTCACCGCTGATGGCAAGTTCGCCATGTCCATACGGGTGACATTCCTCTACGCTTTCATGGTGGTCCCGGCCACGACCGTGCTGGCGGTGGGGACGGCGCTCCTGCTGAACCAGAAAGTGCGGGGTATCCCCTTCTTCCGCACCGCTTTCTACATACCGGCTATGGTCAGCAGCATCGGCTGGCTGCTCTTGTGGACCTACATCCTGCAGAAGCAGGGAGCGCTCAACTGGGCGCTGGCTAAGATCGGCATCGAGGGCCCGGCATACCTCTATGACAAGAACTGGGCCTTGCCCGCACTGGCCATGATGGAGCTGTTCTCCGTAGGCAGTTCCATGCTGGTGGCTCTGGCAGCGCTGCAGGGGGTGCCGGAGTACCTCTACGAAGCTACGGACATGGACGGCGGCGGCGAGTGGGCCAAGTTCTGGCACGTCACTCTTCCTATGATCTCCCCTGCGCTCTTCTACAACGTGACCATGAGCTTCATCGGCGTCATGCAGACGTTCGCCAAGGGATACATCATGACCGAGGGCGGACCGCGCGATCGCACCCTCTTCTATGCCCTCTATCTGTACAACAACGCTTTCTGGTACAACCGCATGGGATACGCCTGCGCCCTGGCCTGGGTGTTATTCGTCATCATCCTGATCATCACGGCCTTGAACTTCCTTGGGGGGAGGTACTGGGTGTTCTATGAGAGCGAGGGAGCGGGCTAGATAGCATGAGGGATACCTCGCTGGAGGGCCGAGAGTGACTGCTTCTACCGCTTCTTTCTACCGAGGCAAGGCTTTCAGGCAGCGCCTGCGCAGGGGCACCGCCTACGTGCTGCTCGTCATGGGCTTCGTGTGGTTCTCCTTCCCCCTCCTCTGGATGGTCCTGGGCTCGTTCAAGTCGTTCGCCGACCTTGCCACCATCCCACCCCGGATATGGCCCTCCAGCTTCCACTGGGAGAACTACCCGCACGCCTGGACCATAGTGCCCTTTGGCCGCTACTTCATTAATACTGCCATCATCACCGGAGCCAACATTATAGGCATCATAGCGAGCTGTTCCCTGGTAGCCTATGGCTTCGCCCGTCAGCGGTTCTGGGGGCGCAACTTCTTCTTCGGTGTGATGCTCAGCACCATGATGCTCCCTAGCTGGGTGACTCTGATTCCGCAGTTTCTCATCTTTCATGCCCTGGGGTGGGTGAACACGTGGTACCCGCTCACCGTGCCGGCCTTCTTCGCCACCGCGGCCAGCTACATCTTCTTGCTGCGGCAGTTCTTCCTCACCCTCCCGCTCGAGCTCGATGAGGCCGCCAAACTGGACGGTTGCAGCCGGTTCGGCATCTATTGGCGCATTCTCATGCCCCTCTGCGGCCCCATCGTGGCGACCATCATGATATTCACCTTTATATCCCACTGGAATGACTTCTTTGGGCCTCTCATCTACATCCATCGTGCGGAGCTCTATACCGTCTCCATTGGGTTGGCCTTCCTCCGCAACGCGGTGTCCTTGGACACCGGCGAGCCAGTGCAGGCTCTGCTGCTGGCCGCCAGCGTCTTCTGTTCCCTGCCTCTGCTTGTCGTCTTCTTCGTGGGGCAGAAGTACTTCGTGCGGGGCATCGCCCTCACCGGCAGGACGGGCATGTAGGGCCGCCGCGATCGAGACGCCGTCCACACGACCAAGATCCCAGGAGGGATAGCTCAGTGAAATCGGCTAGCGCGACCAACCAGGACCGCGGGGTACTGGGGAGAGCAGAAGTGGTAGTGGTAGGGGGTGGACTGGCGGGGGTGGCTGCCGCTGTCGCCGCTGCCCGTAACGGTGCCGACACCATTCTCGTGGAGCGGAGCCAGATGCTGGGCGGGGTGGCTACCGCGGGCCTGATGGCCTCCATCACCAACTTCTACTACACCGCCAAGAACGAACTGGTCGTCGGCGGCATCGCCACAGAGGTGGTGCAGCGGCTAGCCGACGCCGGTGCCGCTCCGACTGACTGGCGCGACCGTAGTTGCCC includes:
- a CDS encoding sugar ABC transporter permease: MSAVKSVQGARAETVGRPGLYRASRWSRFRANLAGFAFISPWVLGYLAFTVFPFVASFVLSMTVYDIGSPPAFIGLKNFTHMFTADGKFAMSIRVTFLYAFMVVPATTVLAVGTALLLNQKVRGIPFFRTAFYIPAMVSSIGWLLLWTYILQKQGALNWALAKIGIEGPAYLYDKNWALPALAMMELFSVGSSMLVALAALQGVPEYLYEATDMDGGGEWAKFWHVTLPMISPALFYNVTMSFIGVMQTFAKGYIMTEGGPRDRTLFYALYLYNNAFWYNRMGYACALAWVLFVIILIITALNFLGGRYWVFYESEGAG
- a CDS encoding carbohydrate ABC transporter permease, whose amino-acid sequence is MTASTASFYRGKAFRQRLRRGTAYVLLVMGFVWFSFPLLWMVLGSFKSFADLATIPPRIWPSSFHWENYPHAWTIVPFGRYFINTAIITGANIIGIIASCSLVAYGFARQRFWGRNFFFGVMLSTMMLPSWVTLIPQFLIFHALGWVNTWYPLTVPAFFATAASYIFLLRQFFLTLPLELDEAAKLDGCSRFGIYWRILMPLCGPIVATIMIFTFISHWNDFFGPLIYIHRAELYTVSIGLAFLRNAVSLDTGEPVQALLLAASVFCSLPLLVVFFVGQKYFVRGIALTGRTGM